The following coding sequences are from one Ornithodoros turicata isolate Travis chromosome 1, ASM3712646v1, whole genome shotgun sequence window:
- the LOC135378268 gene encoding uncharacterized protein LOC135378268 translates to MTTKQQVLRSVPQIYDPLGFILPYTVTGKMLLQEVWKHGLDWDAPLPDDLAHKWGAWHNELQDLNDIEIPRCYSPDISTEIQPQLHFFSDASPGMYGTVVYLRLGGCADGYKTQLIAAKSRIAPVKEMTLARMELLGALMSARLARYLRDNFKLTTSDYFWTDSMIALQWIRGDANRWPQFVRNRVTEIQHKVEKDRGRYVGTRANPADLLTRGTSPKKLLQSKLWWKGPSWLVESDDKWPSPEVNETTQTHVHEEQIALQTIAPSCSDPARIR, encoded by the coding sequence ATGACCACGAAACAACAGGTGCTGCGTTCGGTGCCACAAATATATGACCCATTGGGCTTCATTCTTCCGTACACCGTCACCGGAAAGATGCTCCTACAGGAAGTCTGGAAGCACGGGCTGGATTGGGATGCTCCGCTACCAGATGACCTCGCTCATAAATGGGGCGCTTGGCACAACGAGCTGCAGGATCTCAACGACATTGAAATACCACGCTGTTACTCACCGGACATTAGCACTGAGATCCAGCCACAGCTACACTTTTTCTCTGATGCTAGCCCCGGCATGTACGGTACCGTTGTTTATCTACGTCTCGGCGGCTGCGCGGACGGATACAAAACGCAACTGATCGCAGCAAAATCAAGAATAGCACCAGTGAAGGAGATGACTCTAGCTCGTATGGAACTACTTGGTGCACTGATGTCAGCTCGTCTCGCCAGGTACTTGCGGGACAATTTCAAGCTCACCACCTCCGATTACTTTTGGACAGATTCAATGATTGCTTTGCAATGGATACGAGGGGATGCAAACCGCTGGCCGCAGTTTGTGCGCAACAGGGTCACAGAAATTCAACATAAGGTAGAGAAAGATCGAGGGAGATACGTGGGAACACGAGCAAATCCCGCCGACCTGTTGACGCGAGGAACAAGTCCCAAGAAATTGCTACAGTCGAAGCTGTGGTGGAAAGGACCATCATGGCTGGTGGAATCTGATGACAAGTGGCCATCTCCTGAAGTCAATGAGACGACACAGACTCACGTTCATGAAGAGCAGATTGCGCTCCAGACCATCGCACCATCGTGCTCGGATCCGGCTCGGATCCGGTGA